Proteins found in one Candidatus Bathyarchaeota archaeon genomic segment:
- a CDS encoding ABC transporter permease has translation MSIRANFSLNDLFRRRLQTSLTLVTLTLSVASTLFLLLFGSRLGLGISSATGTLTWGLAAIFQQFLLFIGVLIFAVGAVLSSFIVFLMMAQRIRDFGLIKAAGCPNSLVGGYFMTELLTITVLGCVLGIAFGFLADFAMANLVFSGYSLPNFWFAPVVFAAFFALALIFGLNPILKASRMSAISALSPVNYYGITTATKHKPLSRRGITWRIALRSLFRRQSASIRIVVLLSIVFILLTVSICGGIVANDTTTSWVQKTVDKNTIAIAHSSMATQYKLLLTKFSGAHETGAFNYADPNLGISNSLIETLNALPTVNFVDSRLILFEYVQEVGNFTIDPETKNTLPVGDSRKGESIVIGVDPEELASDWSVKGRFLCDSGDLEAVIGDSISQKLYSPHPSKYVVLADPLLESIKLQNTTFRIVGVCIDPINNGFVTYVPIQKLMNVTQISSPNLLIVKIADSADLETALTQIRNTIQATDSNLEAFDLNDLVAQNTAFLSSSWQTILLLPLFTLASAAFCLVGYMMLSVDEQHQEFAILRAVGAKPRIIINVSAIQSGIVLLSSFGVGISFGIIITLLILMTNPLVTTTTVLVIAVWLASALISMFLFSLIPAFRLSKTSILKIMT, from the coding sequence ATGAGCATTAGGGCTAATTTTTCACTTAACGATTTATTTCGTCGTAGGCTTCAAACAAGCCTCACACTTGTAACTTTAACATTAAGCGTGGCATCTACACTGTTTCTTTTGCTTTTTGGTAGTCGTTTGGGTTTAGGTATCTCCTCGGCAACAGGCACACTAACATGGGGTTTGGCTGCTATCTTTCAACAATTCCTCCTATTCATCGGCGTTTTGATTTTTGCAGTCGGAGCAGTACTATCTTCCTTTATTGTTTTTTTGATGATGGCGCAGAGAATCCGTGATTTTGGTTTAATTAAGGCTGCTGGTTGCCCAAACAGCCTTGTGGGCGGTTATTTTATGACTGAACTTTTAACAATAACTGTTCTCGGGTGCGTTTTAGGTATCGCTTTTGGCTTTCTAGCAGATTTTGCAATGGCTAATCTCGTTTTTTCAGGTTACTCTTTGCCTAACTTCTGGTTTGCTCCAGTAGTATTTGCGGCTTTTTTTGCTCTTGCACTTATCTTCGGCTTAAACCCCATTCTAAAAGCATCAAGAATGTCAGCAATAAGTGCTCTTTCACCTGTAAATTACTATGGCATAACCACAGCAACCAAGCACAAGCCTCTCTCAAGACGGGGAATAACTTGGCGCATCGCATTAAGAAGCCTGTTTCGTCGTCAATCAGCAAGCATTAGAATTGTGGTTTTACTTTCGATAGTTTTTATTTTGCTCACTGTTTCAATTTGTGGAGGTATAGTTGCCAATGACACCACAACTTCATGGGTCCAAAAAACCGTGGATAAAAATACAATCGCCATAGCGCATAGTAGCATGGCAACCCAGTACAAACTGTTACTTACAAAGTTTTCAGGCGCCCATGAAACAGGAGCTTTCAACTATGCTGACCCAAACCTTGGCATCTCCAACTCACTAATAGAAACATTGAATGCTTTGCCGACTGTGAATTTCGTTGATTCACGGCTAATATTGTTTGAGTATGTCCAGGAGGTTGGCAACTTCACTATTGACCCAGAAACCAAAAACACTTTACCTGTCGGTGACAGCCGAAAAGGCGAATCAATCGTAATAGGCGTTGATCCAGAAGAACTTGCCAGTGACTGGTCGGTAAAGGGCAGATTTTTGTGTGATAGCGGTGATTTGGAAGCGGTTATTGGCGATTCTATTTCTCAAAAACTATACTCGCCACATCCCAGCAAGTACGTAGTACTCGCAGACCCATTGCTTGAAAGCATAAAACTCCAAAACACCACTTTCCGCATCGTAGGGGTTTGTATTGACCCAATAAACAACGGCTTTGTTACTTATGTCCCAATTCAGAAACTGATGAACGTAACACAAATTTCAAGCCCTAACCTGCTAATAGTCAAGATAGCCGACTCAGCAGACCTCGAGACAGCCCTTACACAGATAAGAAATACAATTCAAGCTACAGATTCAAACTTAGAAGCCTTTGACTTAAATGATTTAGTTGCTCAGAACACGGCATTTCTTTCCTCATCTTGGCAAACAATCTTGCTTTTGCCACTGTTCACACTGGCATCAGCCGCCTTTTGTCTTGTTGGGTATATGATGCTCTCTGTGGATGAGCAACACCAAGAATTCGCCATATTGCGAGCTGTTGGCGCTAAACCACGAATAATCATTAATGTTTCAGCCATTCAAAGCGGGATCGTTCTGCTTTCAAGCTTTGGGGTTGGAATATCGTTCGGAATCATTATTACTTTGCTTATTTTAATGACTAATCCGCTAGTGACAACCACTACAGTGCTTGTTATTGCAGTTTGGCTAGCTTCAGCCTTAATCAGCATGTTTCTTTTCAGCCTTATTCCAGCCTTCAGGCTATCTAAAACCTCAATCCTAAAAATCATGACCTAA